The genomic DNA GTGGAGGTGCAACATCTCAAAGACATAGCTCAAAAACAGTTGTTCCAGCAAAGTTCTAAAAGAAGCTCTAAAGTTTGACAAAAAGTATGACACACATTTTGACTACAAGtctttctcaatatttaaaaccTTGCCACATTCTGGTAAGGTTTAGATATAATGTTCCGATTGCTGCAATGGTTATATATTGTTCATGTGTccttataaaacaatttttaccagtattaaaaatgaattatctGTTTGGACTTGCACATATCAATGAGGGTCAGTAAGTACCGTGAGAACACCACAGTGGAACCACAGacataacaaacagaaaatgtagacgcttaatattcttttttttctggtttctgtttttatttagacataatacctgtttttttctttttgttttttgtcttcctAGTGCGGAGTCATGTCTTGAAGAGAATCATCTACAATGAGCTTCAACATGTCTTACAGTATTATGCCTCTGGAAACTGAGCCCAATGAATACAGAACAGCTGCCTTGGTTTTCTACAGTTCTATTTTTATAATTGGAATAATTGTAAACATCACTGCACTATGGGTCTTTGGCTTGACCACAAAGAGGAGAAACTCTGTGACTGTATACATGATGAATGTGGCCTTAGTGGACCTGATTTTTATTATGGTTCTGCCTTTCCGCATGGTTTACTATGGCAAGAACTACTGGCCCTTTGGAGACATTTTCTGCCGGATGACAGCCGCCTTGACTGTCTTTTACCCCTGCATCGCTCTCTGGCTTTTTGCTTTAATCAGCGCTGATCGATACGTGGCTATTGTGCAGCCCAAGCACTCCAAGGAGCTGAAGAATGTAAGCAAAGCCATGATCTCCTGCGTTGGCGTGTGGATAATGACTCTGGGCAGCACGGTGCCAGTGCTCACTTCAGAAAACGACCCTGATGCTTTCTCCAACTTCACCACCTGCCTGAAAATGAGCGACATCATACACTTAAAACACTCCAACCCTGTGAACTTCATGCGTCTCATCTTCTTTTTTCTTGTCCCTATTTTCATCATGATCGGATGCTACTCAGTCATCGTCGACAACCTCATTCATGGGCGGACTTCCAAATTGAAGCCCAAGGTCAAGACGAAGTCTATTAGGATCATCATCACCCTGATTGTTCAAGTGATTGTTTGCTTTGTCCCCTTTCATATCTGCTTTGTCTTCCAATTGCTGGAGAACAGTGGCAAGGATTTCAGCGCTTGGGGGGCCTTCACCACCTTCCTTATGAACCTGAGCACCTGCCTTGACATTATCTTATATTACATAGTGTCAAAACAATTCCAGGATCGAGTCATCAGTGTCATTCTGTACCGCAACTACCTGCGCA from Polyodon spathula isolate WHYD16114869_AA unplaced genomic scaffold, ASM1765450v1 scaffolds_3925, whole genome shotgun sequence includes the following:
- the LOC121312455 gene encoding N-arachidonyl glycine receptor-like, whose amino-acid sequence is MSFNMSYSIMPLETEPNEYRTAALVFYSSIFIIGIIVNITALWVFGLTTKRRNSVTVYMMNVALVDLIFIMVLPFRMVYYGKNYWPFGDIFCRMTAALTVFYPCIALWLFALISADRYVAIVQPKHSKELKNVSKAMISCVGVWIMTLGSTVPVLTSENDPDAFSNFTTCLKMSDIIHLKHSNPVNFMRLIFFFLVPIFIMIGCYSVIVDNLIHGRTSKLKPKVKTKSIRIIITLIVQVIVCFVPFHICFVFQLLENSGKDFSAWGAFTTFLMNLSTCLDIILYYIVSKQFQDRVISVILYRNYLRSVRRKSFRTSGSIRSLSNINSEMI